The proteins below come from a single Mycobacterium parmense genomic window:
- a CDS encoding PPE family protein, SVP subgroup, with protein MSFLTAIPEELLSAAQQLEGIGNSLTAQNAGAAAPTTAIAPAAADPVSQLQAGIFSSYGTLYQQLAGEAQAIQQQFTSTLGLSSGTYASTEAANTAASGPLSSFDSFLNNLSTFLGGPTTSVGGNPFSPSGNAANFGSYETGNWASAMSDCLGMAGGGLLPAAAADTGDAGAAAGAADAVNVTAPAGAGMGGVGAMAAAPVANVGQATMVGKLSVPPSWAGTITPGATPVSAVQTVGWTAAAPQAGPGTVVPGMPGMGAMARNSAGFGAPRYGVKPIVMPKMRAV; from the coding sequence ATGTCATTCTTGACAGCAATCCCCGAGGAATTGCTTTCGGCGGCGCAGCAGCTGGAAGGGATCGGTAACTCACTGACAGCGCAGAACGCCGGCGCCGCGGCGCCGACGACCGCTATTGCTCCGGCCGCTGCGGACCCGGTATCTCAGCTGCAGGCGGGGATCTTCTCGAGTTATGGCACGCTTTACCAGCAGCTGGCTGGTGAGGCGCAGGCCATCCAACAGCAGTTCACCAGCACCCTGGGGTTGAGCTCGGGCACCTACGCCAGCACCGAGGCCGCAAACACCGCGGCGAGCGGCCCCCTCAGCAGCTTCGACTCCTTCCTCAACAACCTGAGCACCTTCCTTGGTGGTCCCACCACCAGCGTCGGCGGCAACCCGTTCAGCCCTTCGGGCAACGCGGCGAACTTCGGCAGCTACGAGACTGGCAACTGGGCCTCGGCCATGTCGGACTGCCTCGGTATGGCCGGCGGTGGCCTGCTCCCGGCTGCGGCTGCTGACACAGGCGACGCCGGCGCGGCTGCCGGCGCGGCTGACGCGGTGAACGTGACGGCCCCGGCCGGCGCCGGTATGGGAGGTGTGGGCGCCATGGCTGCGGCGCCGGTCGCGAATGTGGGCCAGGCGACGATGGTCGGCAAGCTGTCCGTTCCGCCGAGCTGGGCCGGGACCATTACTCCGGGGGCAACTCCTGTCAGCGCCGTCCAGACCGTCGGGTGGACCGCCGCGGCGCCGCAGGCGGGCCCCGGAACGGTCGTGCCCGGAATGCCCGGTATGGGCGCGATGGCGCGCAACAGCGCAGGTTTCGGCGCACCGCGCTACGGCGTCAAACCGATCGTCATGCCGAAGATGAGGGCCGTCTGA
- a CDS encoding chemotaxis protein CheB, translated as MAIGASAGGIQALTGWAAGMPAGFGFAVMVVVHTSPRTPSVLAQILDRCGPLRAVPAVDGDVLQAGRIYTAVPDRHLLAREHRVALSDAPRESGQRPAINALLRSVALDYGPRAIGVLLSGLLDDGVAGLAAIKTAGGSTVVQEPADALFPDLPRNAMRAGVADHSAAADAIGGLLMRLAGRDVGGVAPSDRASGAGRAGGGFQ; from the coding sequence CGTCCGCCGGCGGGATCCAGGCGCTGACCGGGTGGGCGGCGGGCATGCCCGCGGGCTTCGGGTTCGCCGTCATGGTCGTCGTCCACACGAGCCCCCGGACACCGTCGGTGCTGGCGCAGATCCTCGACCGCTGTGGCCCGCTTCGGGCGGTGCCGGCGGTCGACGGCGACGTGCTGCAGGCCGGCCGCATCTACACCGCGGTGCCCGACCGCCACCTGCTCGCGCGCGAGCATCGGGTGGCCCTGTCGGACGCGCCGCGCGAAAGCGGCCAGCGGCCCGCGATCAACGCGCTGTTGCGATCCGTGGCGCTGGACTACGGGCCGCGCGCCATCGGCGTCCTGCTGTCGGGGCTGCTCGACGACGGAGTCGCCGGGCTGGCCGCCATCAAGACCGCGGGCGGCAGCACCGTCGTCCAGGAGCCGGCGGACGCGTTGTTCCCCGACCTGCCCCGAAACGCCATGCGGGCCGGTGTGGCCGACCACTCGGCCGCCGCCGACGCGATCGGCGGTTTGCTGATGCGACTGGCCGGCCGCGACGTCGGGGGGGTGGCCCCGTCCGACCGAGCATCAGGCGCTGGCCGCGCGGGCGGCGGCTTTCAATGA